The DNA segment AGGTTTGAACCTGCCTTTGCCTTTGCCCATGACTTGGCCTCCTCAAGGGGTGCACCACTGAGGCTTCCTCCTTCACTGCGATCCAGTGTTATCTGAATACCTGCGTCCACTCCACCCTTGAGGATGTTCGATGCAAGTGCGTAGTGTTTTGGAAGTCCTCCTCCAAGCATTACAGTTGCAACCTTCTTCGAGTCGTACACAATGTCTGAAAGTTCGTGCATGTCTCCTGATGCGTCCAGATGGAGTTCATGGTCCTGGGTGAACATCCAGAGCTGTAGTCCAAGCATGCTGTCGATCATACCCGGTGCGTAGATTGGAACTCCCTTCTTCGCGGCTGTGTGGAGTATTGATGCTTCATCATCCACCATGCCTCCAATTTTTGAGAGAAATTCCCTTATTGTGAGGTGGGATTTTTCCTCGGCAATCGTAGACATTATATCAGTTATTCTGGTTTCAAAGACTTCAAAATCCTCAGATTTTGTGTAAAGGTCTGCTATCCTTCCCATTCCCATTTGACAGAGGTCTTCATCATCCTTCTCAATACCCCTGTAGTGTCTGCCACCGAAGGCTTCAAGGAGGTCATGGGTAAGGTTTGCACCGCTTGTTAT comes from the Methanobacterium aggregans genome and includes:
- a CDS encoding deoxyhypusine synthase, yielding MKIQDKMSVLELVEQMGKSGVLGAGRLYRATELLADVMADEDTAVFLSVAGPMVPGGLRNVIRDLIDDGYIDVMITSGANLTHDLLEAFGGRHYRGIEKDDEDLCQMGMGRIADLYTKSEDFEVFETRITDIMSTIAEEKSHLTIREFLSKIGGMVDDEASILHTAAKKGVPIYAPGMIDSMLGLQLWMFTQDHELHLDASGDMHELSDIVYDSKKVATVMLGGGLPKHYALASNILKGGVDAGIQITLDRSEGGSLSGAPLEEAKSWAKAKAGSNLVTVIGDATIVFPLMVAGARAMINKKQK